In Bombus pascuorum chromosome 13, iyBomPasc1.1, whole genome shotgun sequence, a single genomic region encodes these proteins:
- the LOC132913469 gene encoding uncharacterized protein LOC132913469 has translation MTFIVDVGRRTSTILKKPDNSICQDENFVYLQSRKVRPMVYSKSYKKPILKIESETTYGLSYMKYDCISKPKFHYGLHEKIVSSKTGKFDFDTVYKLSYQAATGKLRRAFVPTSCLSINGSHDMMTTFKQSYLDPGYVKTMSYKPYQGKAQHPIPVDYNTVTKESYQDFGIPIVKRPRKREFWQTKFKTDYHTTNQLSYQYVEPSSKRVRVCYRPVISAQIEKDTVYSTSYQVPGRCVAKDDVVCE, from the coding sequence atgaCATTTATCGTCGACGTTGGTCGACGTACATCGACGATATTAAAGAAaccagataattctatatgtCAAGATGAGAATTTTGTATATCTGCAATCACGTAAAGTGCGTCCTATGGTATACTCTAAATCTTACAAGAAGCCAATTCTGAAAATTGAGTCAGAGACCACATATGGTTTGTCATATATGAAATACGATTGTATTTCTAAACCAAAATTTCATTACGGGCTACATGAAAAGATAGTGTCTAGTAAAACTGGAAAGTTCGACTTCGATACGGTGTATAAACTTTCGTACCAAGCTGCAACTGGAAAATTGCGCAGAGCTTTCGTTCCAACATCATGTTTATCTATCAATGGTTCTCACGACATGATGACTACTTTCAAACAATCTTATTTAGATCCTGGTTACGTGAAAACAATGTCTTATAAGCCTTACCAAGGAAAAGCTCAGCATCCAATACCGGTGGATTATAACACAGTAACGAAGGAATCTTATCAAGATTTTGGTATTCCTATAGTTAAAAGACCACGAAAGAGAGAATTCTGGCAAACTAAATTCAAAACAGACTATCACACTACGAATCAATTGTCGTATCAATACGTAGAGCCATCTTCGAAAAGGGTTCGTGTATGCTATCGACCAGTGATATCTGCTCAAATCGAGAAAGATACAGTTTATAGTACGAGTTATCAAGTCCCTGGTCGTTGCGTAGCTAAAGATGATGTAGTTTGTGAATGA
- the LOC132913425 gene encoding GPI ethanolamine phosphate transferase 2 isoform X3, whose translation MDRNIIILLYIIFVGSLSIALFLYGFFPLMYYDNTIATQDNIPEFIENTRIKIDTLYQPIAKRLIIMVIDALRWDFITGSIGKIAMPVTSSFISNSSASLLQTKVQPPTVTMPRIKAITTGMIPSFIDVVLNFGSKPVTGDSVLLQAKRAGYKSVFYGDDTWITLFPSIFDRYDGITSFFVTDFTEVDDNVTRHIHKELYNNNNWSIMILHYLGLDHIGHVHGPFSPLIETKLKEMDNVIAEIQVKVQEWNQNNDSTLFIVCGDHGMKDSGGHGGSTISETTVPFIAIGGESHKKHIEGPIEVSQIDIASTLSVILGVPIPYSNIGTIFLDSLYDLPISKKLFVLYYNSNQIFNHFKKLANYESEYAYHKYLEAIKLHNAWLNIKDHPDGMTDDIVLCYKTALKGMKEVLMNSIIKYDFQIITIAIIFLCHIICILLGEMSSKSAPLKNVAFFIILNVLLWLFVSYVWKDENTALLDTKNLVTTVVTLCIMIVLIVNSYLLANIRGFHIFKSKKIYKGLEKWLLSFGNLLHAISLAGTSFIEEEHQTWYFYWVTVLVSLIYNFITKFLRSHYQQNLHAQISIKLLLLLIGHRILRKLNSTGDKYAHLPDIAGFLIKQESKMGMTIVLIIGLVLLMWIDLIHGSRKRKDLSFLLNSIACICIYLRHMHNNMVIKIPFYPQTRGIFEVQIYWFLLVMNFINYIYDLIHIRKCNASSFLKISLYFILQMWIMIAAMLHQPHSVILLPFQIIVSNVIYEINKNLTTQDIQVLYALIGNVFYFYQGNSNSLATIDVAAGYVGVQSYMPFINGSLLLINTYAAPVLAYFLLIYHAILQHPYNTREIITRFSKICITWRLLPIAIFTIIISIQRHHLFVWSVFSPKLLYEAVHFVVICLAVFVMLTLATVQKIINDYER comes from the exons ATGGAtaggaatattattatattattatatataatttttgttggaTCTTTGTCTATTGCATTATTTTTGTATGGGTTTTTTCCTTTGATGTATTATGATAACACTATAGCAACACAAGATAATATACcagaatttattgaaaatacaag AATAAAGATAGATACATTGTATCAACCAATAGCTAAAAGATTGATCATTATGGTCATTGATGCTTTGAGGTGGGATTTTATAACAGGCTCAATTGGAAAGATTGCAATGCCTGTAACAAGTAGCTTTATATCAAATTCTTCAGCTTCTCTGTTACAAACTAAAGTACAACCACCAACTGTTACAATGCCTAGAATAAAG GCAATTACCACCGGCATGATACCAAGTTTTATTGATGTAGTTCTAAATTTTGGAAGTAAACCAGTTACTGGTGACAGTGTGCTTCTCCAAGCAAAAAGAGCTGGTTACAAATCAGTATTCTATGGAGATGATACTTGGATTACTTTGTTTCCCTCTATATTTGATCGTTATGATGGTATTACATCATTCTTTGTAACAGATTTTACTGAg GTTGATGATAATGTAACTAGACATATACACAAAGAAttgtataacaataataactgGTCCATAATGATTCTTCATTACTTAGGACTTGACCATATTGGTCATGTTCATGGACCATTTAGCCCACTGATCGAAACCAAACTTAAAGAAATGGATAATGTGATAGCAGAAATTCAGGTTAAAGTTCAAGAATGG AATCAAAATAATGATTCTACTTTGTTTATTGTCTGTGGGGACCATGGGATGAAAGATTCTGGTGGTCATGGTGGTTCAACAATATCAGAAACAACTGTACCATTTATTGCAATTGGTGGAGAAAGTCATAAAAAACACATTGAAGGTCCCATAGAAGTATCACAAATAGATATTGCATCTACATTATCTGTTATCTTAGGAGTGCCAATACCGTATTCTAATATAGGAACTATCTTCTTGGACTCTTTATATGATTTACCTATTTCAAAAAAGttatttgtactttattataattcgaatcaaatatttaatcattttaaaaagttaGCTAATTATGAGTCTGAAT ATGCATATCACAAATATTTGGAAGCGATAAAGCTTCACAATGCATGGTTAAACATCAAAGATCATCCAGATGGTATGACAGATGATATTGTGCTTTGCTATAAGACTGCATTGAAAGGGATGAAAGAAGTCCTTATGAATagcataataaaatatgactTCCAGATAATAACAATAGCTATAATTTTCTTGTGTCAT ATTATTTGCATCTTATTAGGGGAAATGTCTTCCAAGTCAGCaccattaaaaaatgttgcattttttattattctaaatgTGCTTTTATGGCTATTTGTCAGTTATGTTTGGAAAGATGAAAACACTGCACTACTTGATACAAAGAACTTAGTTACCACTGTGGTAACGTTATGCATAATGATTGTTTTGATAGTAAATTCTTACTTGCTTGCCAATATTAGAggttttcacatttttaaGTCTAAG aaaatttacaaaggGTTAGAAAAGTGGCTCCTTTCATTTGGGAACCTATTACATGCAATTAGCCTTGCTGGTACTAGCTTTATTGAGGAAGAACATCAAACTTGGTATTTCTATTGGGTTACAGTCCTCGTATCgctaatttataactttatcacaaaatttttacgatc CCACTACCAACAAAATTTACATGCACAAATTAGTATTAAGCTTTTATTACTACTGATAGGACACAGAATTCtcagaaaattaaatagtacCGGAGATAAGTATGCTCATCTTCCTGACATAGcaggatttttaataaaacaagaaaGCAAGATGGGTATGACGATTGTGCTTATCAttg GTCTCGTACTTTTGATGTGGATCGATCTTATTCACGGGAGTAGGAAACGTAAAGATCTATCGTTCTTGTTGAATTCAATAGCTTGTATATGCATTTATCTTCGCCACATGCATAATAATATGGTTATCAAAATACCGTTTTACCCTCAAACTAG AGGAATATTCGAAGTACAAATTTACTGGTTTTTACtcgtaatgaattttataaattacatttacgaTCTTATCCATATCAGAAAATGCAATGCTAGCTCctttctgaaaatttcattgtattttattctacaaatGTGGATTATGATCGCAGCAATGCTTCATCAGCCACACAGTGTTATACTCTTGCCATTTCAAATAATCGTTAGTAACGTGATTTATGAGATTAATAAGAACCTTACTACGCAAGATATTCAAGTATTATATGCTTTGATCGGCAACGTGTTTTACTTTTATCAG GGAAATTCTAATAGTTTAGCGACTATCGATGTAGCTGCGGGTTACGTTGGTGTACAGTCATACATGCCATTTATTAATGGTTcgttattgttaattaatacttATGCAGCACCGGTTTTGGcctattttttacttatttatcaTGCGATCTTACAACATCCATATAA TACTCGTGAAATTATTACGCGATTTAgcaaaatatgtattacatgGAGATTGTTGCCAATAGCTATTTTCACAATTATAATCAGTATTCAGCGTCATCATTTGTTCGTTTGGTCAGTATTCTCGCcgaaattattatatgaagCTGTACACTTTGTTGTTATTTGTTTGGCCGTGTTCGTTATGCTGACCTTAGCTACagttcaaaaaataataaatgattatgaAAGATGA
- the LOC132913425 gene encoding GPI ethanolamine phosphate transferase 2 isoform X1: MEIIEKKEMDRNIIILLYIIFVGSLSIALFLYGFFPLMYYDNTIATQDNIPEFIENTRIKIDTLYQPIAKRLIIMVIDALRWDFITGSIGKIAMPVTSSFISNSSASLLQTKVQPPTVTMPRIKAITTGMIPSFIDVVLNFGSKPVTGDSVLLQAKRAGYKSVFYGDDTWITLFPSIFDRYDGITSFFVTDFTEVDDNVTRHIHKELYNNNNWSIMILHYLGLDHIGHVHGPFSPLIETKLKEMDNVIAEIQVKVQEWNQNNDSTLFIVCGDHGMKDSGGHGGSTISETTVPFIAIGGESHKKHIEGPIEVSQIDIASTLSVILGVPIPYSNIGTIFLDSLYDLPISKKLFVLYYNSNQIFNHFKKLANYESEYAYHKYLEAIKLHNAWLNIKDHPDGMTDDIVLCYKTALKGMKEVLMNSIIKYDFQIITIAIIFLCHIICILLGEMSSKSAPLKNVAFFIILNVLLWLFVSYVWKDENTALLDTKNLVTTVVTLCIMIVLIVNSYLLANIRGFHIFKSKKIYKGLEKWLLSFGNLLHAISLAGTSFIEEEHQTWYFYWVTVLVSLIYNFITKFLRSHYQQNLHAQISIKLLLLLIGHRILRKLNSTGDKYAHLPDIAGFLIKQESKMGMTIVLIIGLVLLMWIDLIHGSRKRKDLSFLLNSIACICIYLRHMHNNMVIKIPFYPQTRGIFEVQIYWFLLVMNFINYIYDLIHIRKCNASSFLKISLYFILQMWIMIAAMLHQPHSVILLPFQIIVSNVIYEINKNLTTQDIQVLYALIGNVFYFYQGNSNSLATIDVAAGYVGVQSYMPFINGSLLLINTYAAPVLAYFLLIYHAILQHPYNTREIITRFSKICITWRLLPIAIFTIIISIQRHHLFVWSVFSPKLLYEAVHFVVICLAVFVMLTLATVQKIINDYER, encoded by the exons atggaaataatagaaa AAAAGGAAATGGAtaggaatattattatattattatatataatttttgttggaTCTTTGTCTATTGCATTATTTTTGTATGGGTTTTTTCCTTTGATGTATTATGATAACACTATAGCAACACAAGATAATATACcagaatttattgaaaatacaag AATAAAGATAGATACATTGTATCAACCAATAGCTAAAAGATTGATCATTATGGTCATTGATGCTTTGAGGTGGGATTTTATAACAGGCTCAATTGGAAAGATTGCAATGCCTGTAACAAGTAGCTTTATATCAAATTCTTCAGCTTCTCTGTTACAAACTAAAGTACAACCACCAACTGTTACAATGCCTAGAATAAAG GCAATTACCACCGGCATGATACCAAGTTTTATTGATGTAGTTCTAAATTTTGGAAGTAAACCAGTTACTGGTGACAGTGTGCTTCTCCAAGCAAAAAGAGCTGGTTACAAATCAGTATTCTATGGAGATGATACTTGGATTACTTTGTTTCCCTCTATATTTGATCGTTATGATGGTATTACATCATTCTTTGTAACAGATTTTACTGAg GTTGATGATAATGTAACTAGACATATACACAAAGAAttgtataacaataataactgGTCCATAATGATTCTTCATTACTTAGGACTTGACCATATTGGTCATGTTCATGGACCATTTAGCCCACTGATCGAAACCAAACTTAAAGAAATGGATAATGTGATAGCAGAAATTCAGGTTAAAGTTCAAGAATGG AATCAAAATAATGATTCTACTTTGTTTATTGTCTGTGGGGACCATGGGATGAAAGATTCTGGTGGTCATGGTGGTTCAACAATATCAGAAACAACTGTACCATTTATTGCAATTGGTGGAGAAAGTCATAAAAAACACATTGAAGGTCCCATAGAAGTATCACAAATAGATATTGCATCTACATTATCTGTTATCTTAGGAGTGCCAATACCGTATTCTAATATAGGAACTATCTTCTTGGACTCTTTATATGATTTACCTATTTCAAAAAAGttatttgtactttattataattcgaatcaaatatttaatcattttaaaaagttaGCTAATTATGAGTCTGAAT ATGCATATCACAAATATTTGGAAGCGATAAAGCTTCACAATGCATGGTTAAACATCAAAGATCATCCAGATGGTATGACAGATGATATTGTGCTTTGCTATAAGACTGCATTGAAAGGGATGAAAGAAGTCCTTATGAATagcataataaaatatgactTCCAGATAATAACAATAGCTATAATTTTCTTGTGTCAT ATTATTTGCATCTTATTAGGGGAAATGTCTTCCAAGTCAGCaccattaaaaaatgttgcattttttattattctaaatgTGCTTTTATGGCTATTTGTCAGTTATGTTTGGAAAGATGAAAACACTGCACTACTTGATACAAAGAACTTAGTTACCACTGTGGTAACGTTATGCATAATGATTGTTTTGATAGTAAATTCTTACTTGCTTGCCAATATTAGAggttttcacatttttaaGTCTAAG aaaatttacaaaggGTTAGAAAAGTGGCTCCTTTCATTTGGGAACCTATTACATGCAATTAGCCTTGCTGGTACTAGCTTTATTGAGGAAGAACATCAAACTTGGTATTTCTATTGGGTTACAGTCCTCGTATCgctaatttataactttatcacaaaatttttacgatc CCACTACCAACAAAATTTACATGCACAAATTAGTATTAAGCTTTTATTACTACTGATAGGACACAGAATTCtcagaaaattaaatagtacCGGAGATAAGTATGCTCATCTTCCTGACATAGcaggatttttaataaaacaagaaaGCAAGATGGGTATGACGATTGTGCTTATCAttg GTCTCGTACTTTTGATGTGGATCGATCTTATTCACGGGAGTAGGAAACGTAAAGATCTATCGTTCTTGTTGAATTCAATAGCTTGTATATGCATTTATCTTCGCCACATGCATAATAATATGGTTATCAAAATACCGTTTTACCCTCAAACTAG AGGAATATTCGAAGTACAAATTTACTGGTTTTTACtcgtaatgaattttataaattacatttacgaTCTTATCCATATCAGAAAATGCAATGCTAGCTCctttctgaaaatttcattgtattttattctacaaatGTGGATTATGATCGCAGCAATGCTTCATCAGCCACACAGTGTTATACTCTTGCCATTTCAAATAATCGTTAGTAACGTGATTTATGAGATTAATAAGAACCTTACTACGCAAGATATTCAAGTATTATATGCTTTGATCGGCAACGTGTTTTACTTTTATCAG GGAAATTCTAATAGTTTAGCGACTATCGATGTAGCTGCGGGTTACGTTGGTGTACAGTCATACATGCCATTTATTAATGGTTcgttattgttaattaatacttATGCAGCACCGGTTTTGGcctattttttacttatttatcaTGCGATCTTACAACATCCATATAA TACTCGTGAAATTATTACGCGATTTAgcaaaatatgtattacatgGAGATTGTTGCCAATAGCTATTTTCACAATTATAATCAGTATTCAGCGTCATCATTTGTTCGTTTGGTCAGTATTCTCGCcgaaattattatatgaagCTGTACACTTTGTTGTTATTTGTTTGGCCGTGTTCGTTATGCTGACCTTAGCTACagttcaaaaaataataaatgattatgaAAGATGA
- the LOC132913425 gene encoding GPI ethanolamine phosphate transferase 2 isoform X2, whose translation MREKEMDRNIIILLYIIFVGSLSIALFLYGFFPLMYYDNTIATQDNIPEFIENTRIKIDTLYQPIAKRLIIMVIDALRWDFITGSIGKIAMPVTSSFISNSSASLLQTKVQPPTVTMPRIKAITTGMIPSFIDVVLNFGSKPVTGDSVLLQAKRAGYKSVFYGDDTWITLFPSIFDRYDGITSFFVTDFTEVDDNVTRHIHKELYNNNNWSIMILHYLGLDHIGHVHGPFSPLIETKLKEMDNVIAEIQVKVQEWNQNNDSTLFIVCGDHGMKDSGGHGGSTISETTVPFIAIGGESHKKHIEGPIEVSQIDIASTLSVILGVPIPYSNIGTIFLDSLYDLPISKKLFVLYYNSNQIFNHFKKLANYESEYAYHKYLEAIKLHNAWLNIKDHPDGMTDDIVLCYKTALKGMKEVLMNSIIKYDFQIITIAIIFLCHIICILLGEMSSKSAPLKNVAFFIILNVLLWLFVSYVWKDENTALLDTKNLVTTVVTLCIMIVLIVNSYLLANIRGFHIFKSKKIYKGLEKWLLSFGNLLHAISLAGTSFIEEEHQTWYFYWVTVLVSLIYNFITKFLRSHYQQNLHAQISIKLLLLLIGHRILRKLNSTGDKYAHLPDIAGFLIKQESKMGMTIVLIIGLVLLMWIDLIHGSRKRKDLSFLLNSIACICIYLRHMHNNMVIKIPFYPQTRGIFEVQIYWFLLVMNFINYIYDLIHIRKCNASSFLKISLYFILQMWIMIAAMLHQPHSVILLPFQIIVSNVIYEINKNLTTQDIQVLYALIGNVFYFYQGNSNSLATIDVAAGYVGVQSYMPFINGSLLLINTYAAPVLAYFLLIYHAILQHPYNTREIITRFSKICITWRLLPIAIFTIIISIQRHHLFVWSVFSPKLLYEAVHFVVICLAVFVMLTLATVQKIINDYER comes from the exons atgAGAG AAAAGGAAATGGAtaggaatattattatattattatatataatttttgttggaTCTTTGTCTATTGCATTATTTTTGTATGGGTTTTTTCCTTTGATGTATTATGATAACACTATAGCAACACAAGATAATATACcagaatttattgaaaatacaag AATAAAGATAGATACATTGTATCAACCAATAGCTAAAAGATTGATCATTATGGTCATTGATGCTTTGAGGTGGGATTTTATAACAGGCTCAATTGGAAAGATTGCAATGCCTGTAACAAGTAGCTTTATATCAAATTCTTCAGCTTCTCTGTTACAAACTAAAGTACAACCACCAACTGTTACAATGCCTAGAATAAAG GCAATTACCACCGGCATGATACCAAGTTTTATTGATGTAGTTCTAAATTTTGGAAGTAAACCAGTTACTGGTGACAGTGTGCTTCTCCAAGCAAAAAGAGCTGGTTACAAATCAGTATTCTATGGAGATGATACTTGGATTACTTTGTTTCCCTCTATATTTGATCGTTATGATGGTATTACATCATTCTTTGTAACAGATTTTACTGAg GTTGATGATAATGTAACTAGACATATACACAAAGAAttgtataacaataataactgGTCCATAATGATTCTTCATTACTTAGGACTTGACCATATTGGTCATGTTCATGGACCATTTAGCCCACTGATCGAAACCAAACTTAAAGAAATGGATAATGTGATAGCAGAAATTCAGGTTAAAGTTCAAGAATGG AATCAAAATAATGATTCTACTTTGTTTATTGTCTGTGGGGACCATGGGATGAAAGATTCTGGTGGTCATGGTGGTTCAACAATATCAGAAACAACTGTACCATTTATTGCAATTGGTGGAGAAAGTCATAAAAAACACATTGAAGGTCCCATAGAAGTATCACAAATAGATATTGCATCTACATTATCTGTTATCTTAGGAGTGCCAATACCGTATTCTAATATAGGAACTATCTTCTTGGACTCTTTATATGATTTACCTATTTCAAAAAAGttatttgtactttattataattcgaatcaaatatttaatcattttaaaaagttaGCTAATTATGAGTCTGAAT ATGCATATCACAAATATTTGGAAGCGATAAAGCTTCACAATGCATGGTTAAACATCAAAGATCATCCAGATGGTATGACAGATGATATTGTGCTTTGCTATAAGACTGCATTGAAAGGGATGAAAGAAGTCCTTATGAATagcataataaaatatgactTCCAGATAATAACAATAGCTATAATTTTCTTGTGTCAT ATTATTTGCATCTTATTAGGGGAAATGTCTTCCAAGTCAGCaccattaaaaaatgttgcattttttattattctaaatgTGCTTTTATGGCTATTTGTCAGTTATGTTTGGAAAGATGAAAACACTGCACTACTTGATACAAAGAACTTAGTTACCACTGTGGTAACGTTATGCATAATGATTGTTTTGATAGTAAATTCTTACTTGCTTGCCAATATTAGAggttttcacatttttaaGTCTAAG aaaatttacaaaggGTTAGAAAAGTGGCTCCTTTCATTTGGGAACCTATTACATGCAATTAGCCTTGCTGGTACTAGCTTTATTGAGGAAGAACATCAAACTTGGTATTTCTATTGGGTTACAGTCCTCGTATCgctaatttataactttatcacaaaatttttacgatc CCACTACCAACAAAATTTACATGCACAAATTAGTATTAAGCTTTTATTACTACTGATAGGACACAGAATTCtcagaaaattaaatagtacCGGAGATAAGTATGCTCATCTTCCTGACATAGcaggatttttaataaaacaagaaaGCAAGATGGGTATGACGATTGTGCTTATCAttg GTCTCGTACTTTTGATGTGGATCGATCTTATTCACGGGAGTAGGAAACGTAAAGATCTATCGTTCTTGTTGAATTCAATAGCTTGTATATGCATTTATCTTCGCCACATGCATAATAATATGGTTATCAAAATACCGTTTTACCCTCAAACTAG AGGAATATTCGAAGTACAAATTTACTGGTTTTTACtcgtaatgaattttataaattacatttacgaTCTTATCCATATCAGAAAATGCAATGCTAGCTCctttctgaaaatttcattgtattttattctacaaatGTGGATTATGATCGCAGCAATGCTTCATCAGCCACACAGTGTTATACTCTTGCCATTTCAAATAATCGTTAGTAACGTGATTTATGAGATTAATAAGAACCTTACTACGCAAGATATTCAAGTATTATATGCTTTGATCGGCAACGTGTTTTACTTTTATCAG GGAAATTCTAATAGTTTAGCGACTATCGATGTAGCTGCGGGTTACGTTGGTGTACAGTCATACATGCCATTTATTAATGGTTcgttattgttaattaatacttATGCAGCACCGGTTTTGGcctattttttacttatttatcaTGCGATCTTACAACATCCATATAA TACTCGTGAAATTATTACGCGATTTAgcaaaatatgtattacatgGAGATTGTTGCCAATAGCTATTTTCACAATTATAATCAGTATTCAGCGTCATCATTTGTTCGTTTGGTCAGTATTCTCGCcgaaattattatatgaagCTGTACACTTTGTTGTTATTTGTTTGGCCGTGTTCGTTATGCTGACCTTAGCTACagttcaaaaaataataaatgattatgaAAGATGA
- the LOC132913473 gene encoding uncharacterized protein LOC132913473 — protein sequence MASIEESWKEAINGLNSDVCDTWFTKLQEAYSEEKRTYHNLDSLHDKLNCYYEIKNNLKNPQAVLLALFFQNFEYDPKALDGENKNLEHFNAFADEVEIPADAQLREEACELLKVAATHSTDAHKIGGAFGGEDAHYFLDLDMAVLGSCPESYAEYREKIRGEYSFLSEPMYTALRLKVLQNFVQIPNIFATKEFREKYEEQARQNIQAEVELLS from the exons ATGGCATCAATAGAAGAAAGCTGGAAAGAAGCAATTAATGGATTAAATAGTGATGTCTGTGACACATGGTTCACAAAACTACAGGAAGCTTATTCAGAAGAAAAACGTACTTATCATAATCTAGATTCTCTTCATGATAAATTGAAttgttattatgaaattaagaataacTTAAAGAATCCTCAAGCTGTGCTTCTTGccttattttttcaaaa ctTTGAATATGATCCCAAAGCTTTAGATGGTGAAAACAAGAATTTGGAGCATTTTAATGCATTTGCAGATGAAGTTGAAATTCCTGCT GATGCACAATTAAGAGAAGAAGCTTGTGAACTTCTGAAAGTAGCTGCAACACATAGTACTGATGCACATAAAATTGGTGGTGCCTTTGGTGGTGAAGATGCTCATTACTTTTTAGATTTGGACATGGCTGTGTTAGGATCTTGTCCAGAAAGTTATGCAGAATATAGAGAAAAAATACGTGgagaatattcttttcttagTGAGCCAATGTATACTGCATTACGTTTAAAG gTACTGCAGAACTTCGTGCAGATCCCAAATATTTTTGCCACAAAGgaatttcgagaaaaatatgaagagCAAGCACGACAAAATATTCAAGCTGAAGTTGAATTGTTGTCttag
- the LOC132913481 gene encoding dynein light chain Tctex-type 5-like, translating to MDNHLTNHDNERETPKYQNTYRLNAYNPFKIDPVDKIVKTIMITKLEDISYNAVECLKLCELVAIEIREKIKTLNFDRYKIVVNVTIIEKANQSIQSSIGFLWDAGKDNYSTFTYGARTFHAYCCVFGLYCE from the exons ATGGATAACCATTTAACGAACCACGATAACGAACGAGAG ACGCCAAAATATCAGAACACTTATCGTCTGAATGCTTACAATCCTTTTAAAATAGATCCAGTGGATAAGATTGTAAAGACGATAATGATAACTAAATTAGAAGATATTTCTTATAATGCTGTGGAGTGTCTGAAGCTTTGTGAGTTAGTAGCCAttgaaattagagaaaaaattaaaacctTGAACTTCGATag ATATAAAATCGTAGTCAATGTGACCATCATAGAAAAAGCAAATCAATCTATACAATCATCTATAGGCTTTCTTTGGGACGCTGGAAAAGACAATTACTCCACATTTACATACGGAGCTCGAACTTTTCATGCCTATTGTTGTGTATTTGGTCTTTATTGTGAATAA